Proteins co-encoded in one Flavobacterium sp. M31R6 genomic window:
- a CDS encoding GNAT family acetyltransferase: MIENIQFEVAKNTDIEGVLALQDLYLVSNMTEEEKTSGFVTTPFSVEQLQEVIRQEGLFIAKDNQKIIAYIFAASWQYFSQWAIFNHMTPMLPGLSFKDFKMTDTNTFQYGPICIDKKYRGKGLINPFFDFMRLHLLKRFPVSITFINKTNLPSQKAHIEKLKWSVIGDFQFNNNNYFILAYDMGQPSIE, from the coding sequence ATGATTGAAAACATCCAATTTGAAGTAGCAAAAAACACAGACATAGAAGGCGTATTAGCATTACAGGATCTTTATTTGGTATCCAATATGACCGAAGAAGAAAAAACTTCAGGATTTGTTACAACTCCTTTTTCTGTTGAACAATTACAGGAAGTGATTCGTCAAGAAGGTTTGTTTATTGCCAAAGACAACCAAAAAATCATAGCTTATATTTTTGCAGCGAGCTGGCAGTATTTCAGCCAATGGGCTATTTTCAATCACATGACTCCTATGCTTCCTGGGCTTTCATTCAAAGATTTTAAGATGACTGACACCAATACTTTTCAATACGGGCCTATTTGCATTGACAAAAAATACAGGGGAAAAGGCTTGATTAATCCTTTCTTTGATTTTATGCGTCTACACCTTTTGAAAAGATTTCCAGTCAGTATCACTTTCATTAACAAAACCAATTTACCTTCACAAAAAGCGCATATCGAAAAGTTAAAATGGTCGGTTATTGGAGATTTCCAATTCAACAACAATAATTATTTCATTTTGGCTTATGATATGGGTCAACCGTCTATCGAATAG
- a CDS encoding EamA family transporter gives MSKNENQFLIYLAFAAIFIIWGSTYFFIFLGLETIPPFMLMGMRFVIAGLLLLILIKAQGNLKRPSKEAIIKNSIYGTLLLVGGTGSVMWAEQFVPSGIASIVVCSLPFWFLMLDYPKWKENFSNINSLLGLIIGFAGVIILFDVNESVFSDHFVLGVIVIIAGGISWALGSLFSRYYPTDLPTLMNVALQMLSAGLFCFMLSYFTKETYGFVFGNISLTSWLSLGYLIVFGILAFVAYLWLITKRSLIQVGTYVYVNPVIAVFLGWLFAKETISAKQILALIVILIGVVLINWAGYRKTLFEKSKV, from the coding sequence ATGTCTAAAAACGAAAACCAATTTCTCATCTATCTCGCTTTTGCGGCTATCTTTATCATTTGGGGAAGCACTTATTTCTTTATCTTTTTGGGACTTGAAACGATTCCGCCATTTATGTTGATGGGAATGCGATTTGTAATTGCGGGTTTACTTTTGTTGATTTTGATAAAAGCACAAGGGAATTTAAAGAGACCAAGTAAGGAAGCCATAATCAAAAATTCAATTTACGGAACCCTTTTGCTTGTTGGTGGAACAGGATCGGTGATGTGGGCAGAACAATTTGTTCCTTCAGGAATTGCTTCTATTGTAGTTTGTAGTTTGCCTTTTTGGTTCTTAATGCTGGATTATCCAAAGTGGAAAGAAAACTTTTCAAACATTAATTCGCTTTTGGGATTGATTATTGGTTTTGCTGGGGTTATAATCCTTTTTGATGTCAATGAATCTGTTTTTTCAGATCATTTTGTTTTAGGTGTAATAGTAATTATTGCCGGAGGAATTTCTTGGGCACTAGGTTCTTTGTTCTCTAGATACTATCCAACAGATTTGCCTACCTTGATGAATGTCGCTTTGCAAATGCTAAGCGCAGGATTGTTTTGTTTCATGCTGTCTTATTTCACGAAAGAGACCTATGGTTTTGTTTTTGGCAATATATCATTAACTTCTTGGTTGAGTTTGGGATATCTTATTGTTTTTGGGATACTGGCTTTTGTTGCTTATTTATGGCTAATAACGAAGCGCTCATTGATACAAGTTGGAACGTATGTTTATGTAAACCCAGTTATAGCAGTTTTTTTAGGTTGGTTGTTTGCCAAAGAAACCATAAGTGCAAAACAAATACTTGCCTTAATTGTGATTCTAATAGGCGTGGTTCTAATCAACTGGGCTGGATATCGAAAGACTTTATTTGAAAAAAGTAAAGTCTAA
- a CDS encoding DUF2809 domain-containing protein, translating into MLTFNKNYFGFAILLFSIEVLIALYINDRFVRPYLGDVLVVILIYCFLKSFLKLPVLTAAIAVLGFSFTIEFLQFLNIVEKLGLEKSKTARTVIGTSFSWIDLLTYIIGITIVLIIEKYWHKKTNDQKLKIK; encoded by the coding sequence ATGCTAACATTTAACAAAAACTATTTTGGCTTTGCAATTCTACTATTTTCTATTGAAGTATTGATTGCACTTTATATCAATGACCGCTTTGTCAGGCCTTATCTAGGGGATGTTTTGGTTGTAATTCTAATCTATTGCTTTTTAAAATCCTTCCTCAAATTACCGGTTTTAACTGCTGCGATAGCTGTATTGGGTTTCTCTTTCACAATAGAATTTCTGCAATTTTTGAATATCGTCGAAAAACTAGGTTTAGAAAAATCAAAAACTGCCAGAACAGTCATTGGAACTTCATTCTCTTGGATTGATCTACTAACTTATATCATAGGAATTACAATCGTATTAATTATTGAAAAATATTGGCATAAAAAAACAAATGATCAAAAACTCAAAATAAAGTAA
- a CDS encoding mannose-1-phosphate guanylyltransferase, whose amino-acid sequence MNKNYYAILMAGGIGSRFWPVSTREFPKQFHDMLGSGETLIQKTFSRLSQIIPKENILILTHESYNDLILEQLPMVKQEQIVLEPAMRNTAPCILYASLKIKKLNPNAVMVVAPSDHWIEDEMQFVANLQRSFDLCEREESLMTLGILPTSPNTGYGYIEFDKLDSRSIKKVIQFREKPDSKTARRFIQSRNYLWNAGIFIWSVRSILKAFEEFQPEMFALFMEGYDIYNTENENAFIQSHYPNAENISIDYAIMENAQNVYVLPATFDWNDLGTWGSLHEKLPKDDNNNAVVNAIVLLQNASNNIIRTAIGKQVIVDGLDDYIIVDKDSVLLIYPKSKEQEIKAIVSQLKS is encoded by the coding sequence ATGAACAAAAATTATTACGCAATATTGATGGCAGGTGGAATCGGTTCGCGATTTTGGCCAGTAAGTACGAGAGAATTCCCGAAGCAATTTCATGATATGTTGGGTTCCGGAGAGACCTTAATTCAGAAAACATTTAGTCGATTATCGCAAATTATTCCGAAAGAGAATATTTTGATTCTGACACACGAAAGTTACAATGACTTGATTTTGGAGCAATTGCCAATGGTTAAACAAGAGCAAATTGTTTTGGAACCTGCCATGAGGAATACAGCTCCTTGTATTTTATATGCTTCATTAAAAATTAAAAAGCTGAACCCAAATGCAGTAATGGTTGTTGCACCAAGCGACCACTGGATTGAAGATGAAATGCAGTTTGTGGCTAATTTGCAACGCTCTTTTGATTTGTGCGAAAGAGAAGAGTCCTTAATGACACTAGGAATTTTGCCAACTTCTCCCAACACAGGCTATGGTTATATTGAATTTGACAAATTGGATAGTCGTTCCATAAAAAAAGTAATTCAGTTTAGAGAAAAACCAGATTCCAAAACAGCCAGACGATTCATTCAAAGCAGGAATTATTTGTGGAATGCAGGAATTTTTATCTGGAGCGTACGATCTATTTTAAAAGCTTTTGAAGAATTTCAACCAGAGATGTTTGCTCTTTTTATGGAGGGTTATGATATATACAACACTGAAAATGAAAATGCTTTTATTCAGTCCCATTATCCAAACGCTGAAAACATTTCCATTGATTATGCCATCATGGAAAATGCCCAAAATGTCTATGTTCTACCAGCCACTTTTGATTGGAACGATCTCGGAACTTGGGGCTCATTGCATGAAAAACTACCAAAAGACGATAATAATAATGCGGTGGTAAATGCAATCGTGCTATTGCAGAACGCATCAAATAATATTATTAGAACCGCTATTGGAAAACAAGTGATTGTTGATGGACTTGATGATTATATTATTGTAGACAAAGATTCTGTCTTATTGATTTATCCTAAAAGTAAGGAACAAGAGATAAAAGCAATTGTATCTCAGTTGAAATCCTAA
- a CDS encoding ABC transporter ATP-binding protein, giving the protein MIEIKNIEKSFGGVKILKGVSCVFEAGKTNLIIGQSGSGKTVLLKSLLGIHTPEVGTISFDGRIYSELSADEKREIRTEIGMLFQGSALFDSMTVSENVGFPLKMFTKDSNAKIQKRVDFVLERVNLVGAHKKLPSEISGGMQKRVAIARAIVNNPKYLFCDEPNSGLDPNTAILIDNLIREITEEYNITTVVNTHDMNSVMEIGDHILFLKNGVKAWEGTKEEIFLTENEAIVEFVYSSELFKKVREAYLKG; this is encoded by the coding sequence ATGATAGAAATAAAAAACATAGAAAAATCATTTGGCGGTGTCAAAATTCTTAAAGGAGTTTCTTGTGTTTTTGAAGCAGGAAAAACCAATTTGATTATCGGACAAAGTGGATCTGGAAAAACTGTTTTATTAAAATCATTATTAGGAATTCATACACCAGAAGTAGGAACAATTTCTTTTGATGGTCGCATTTACTCTGAATTAAGTGCCGATGAAAAAAGAGAAATTCGCACCGAAATTGGTATGCTTTTTCAAGGAAGTGCTCTTTTTGACAGTATGACCGTTTCGGAAAACGTGGGTTTTCCTTTAAAAATGTTTACCAAAGACAGCAATGCCAAAATCCAAAAACGTGTGGATTTTGTTTTAGAAAGAGTAAATCTAGTAGGCGCTCACAAAAAACTACCCTCTGAAATTTCTGGAGGAATGCAAAAAAGGGTTGCTATTGCACGTGCTATTGTAAACAATCCTAAATATTTGTTTTGTGACGAACCCAATTCGGGATTAGATCCAAACACCGCAATTTTGATAGATAATTTAATCCGAGAAATTACGGAGGAATACAATATCACAACCGTCGTAAACACTCATGATATGAATTCCGTAATGGAAATTGGGGATCATATTTTGTTTCTAAAAAATGGTGTAAAAGCCTGGGAAGGCACCAAAGAAGAAATTTTCCTTACCGAGAATGAAGCTATTGTTGAATTTGTTTATTCTTCCGAATTATTCAAAAAAGTAAGAGAAGCTTATCTTAAAGGATAA
- a CDS encoding ABC transporter permease, whose translation MMLIRYLSQIGKYFLMWKEIFNKPTKWSVMKGLIFKEVDDLIIDSLGIVAFISFFVGGVVSMQTALNLTNSFIPKYLIGYATRQSVILEFAPTFMSIIMAGKMGSFITSSIGSMRVTEQIDALEVMGVNSLNYLVFPKIIALLLYPFLIGIGMFLGIAGGYIATVYGGFGASIDFIEGIQRDFIPFHIAYAFTKTFIFGMLLATIPSFHGFYMKGGALEVGKASTVSFVWTSVTIILLNYIITQLLLTK comes from the coding sequence ATGATGCTCATTCGCTATTTATCCCAAATCGGGAAATATTTTTTAATGTGGAAAGAAATCTTCAACAAACCAACAAAATGGTCTGTTATGAAAGGTTTAATTTTCAAAGAAGTCGATGATTTAATTATTGATTCGTTGGGAATTGTTGCTTTCATTTCTTTCTTCGTCGGCGGAGTTGTTTCTATGCAAACGGCTTTGAATCTAACTAATTCTTTTATTCCAAAATATCTTATTGGATATGCCACACGTCAGTCGGTAATTTTAGAATTTGCACCAACTTTCATGTCTATCATTATGGCAGGAAAAATGGGCTCTTTTATAACATCCAGTATAGGATCGATGCGCGTTACCGAACAAATCGATGCGTTAGAAGTAATGGGCGTAAACTCTCTTAATTATTTGGTTTTCCCAAAAATTATAGCTTTACTTTTATATCCTTTTCTAATAGGTATTGGAATGTTTTTAGGTATTGCAGGTGGATATATCGCAACTGTTTATGGTGGTTTTGGAGCTAGTATTGACTTTATCGAAGGTATTCAAAGAGATTTTATCCCTTTCCACATTGCATATGCTTTTACCAAAACTTTTATTTTTGGTATGCTACTAGCCACTATTCCTTCTTTTCATGGCTTTTACATGAAAGGTGGAGCACTTGAAGTTGGTAAAGCCAGTACTGTATCTTTTGTATGGACTTCAGTTACCATCATCTTGCTAAATTATATTATTACCCAATTACTCTTAACAAAATGA
- a CDS encoding methyltransferase, whose translation MYEKTFPNKRFKHTLEFLKKHVSTSQTILDLGVDNPFSKIMKAEGYSVKNTTGEDLDINQSVFSEDKKDVVTAFEIFEHLLNPYTILTEIKSDKLLISIPLRLWFSSAYRSKTDMWDRHYHEFEDWQLDWLLEKTGWKIIDREKFTHPVKKIGFRPLLRFFTPRYYIVYAEKAK comes from the coding sequence ATGTACGAAAAAACGTTTCCCAATAAAAGATTCAAACATACTTTAGAATTTTTAAAAAAACACGTATCCACTTCTCAAACCATATTGGACTTGGGTGTCGACAACCCCTTTTCTAAAATCATGAAAGCTGAAGGTTACTCAGTAAAAAACACTACTGGCGAAGATTTGGACATTAACCAAAGTGTTTTTTCCGAAGACAAAAAAGATGTAGTAACCGCTTTTGAAATTTTCGAACATTTACTCAATCCCTATACTATTTTAACCGAAATCAAATCGGATAAATTATTAATATCAATTCCATTGCGTCTTTGGTTTTCTTCTGCTTACCGCAGTAAAACGGATATGTGGGACAGACATTACCACGAATTTGAAGATTGGCAATTGGACTGGTTATTAGAAAAAACAGGCTGGAAAATCATTGACAGAGAAAAATTTACACATCCTGTTAAGAAAATTGGATTTCGCCCATTATTGCGATTTTTCACTCCAAGATATTATATTGTTTACGCTGAAAAAGCAAAATAA
- a CDS encoding SprT-like domain-containing protein, with product MPETLLKYLPEHAVKPVFELIVTHQVHLKIVNERQTRHGDYRKGMNGKHEITVNASLNKYKFLITLIHEISHLVAFEKFGRHIKPHGHEWKHCFQRMMVPFIRPEIFPNHLLPLLARHFRNPTASSDTDTTLALALKQYDKPNDKNYIFDIPYGSVFRISNGKIFKKIAIRTKRYECLEISSGRLYLFNPNAEVELLPG from the coding sequence TTGCCCGAAACACTTTTAAAATATTTGCCGGAACATGCCGTAAAGCCAGTTTTTGAACTGATTGTTACGCATCAGGTGCATCTCAAAATTGTAAATGAGAGACAAACGCGTCATGGAGATTACCGAAAAGGAATGAATGGGAAACATGAAATTACGGTGAATGCGAGTCTCAATAAATACAAGTTTTTGATTACTCTGATTCATGAAATTTCGCATTTGGTGGCCTTTGAAAAATTTGGAAGACATATTAAGCCTCATGGGCACGAATGGAAACATTGTTTCCAAAGGATGATGGTGCCATTTATTCGACCAGAGATTTTTCCAAATCATTTGTTGCCATTACTGGCTCGACATTTTAGAAATCCGACCGCAAGCAGTGATACAGATACTACGTTGGCATTGGCTTTAAAGCAGTATGATAAACCAAATGATAAAAACTATATCTTTGATATTCCTTACGGTAGCGTTTTTCGAATTTCAAATGGAAAGATCTTCAAGAAAATAGCCATACGAACCAAACGATATGAATGTTTGGAAATAAGTTCCGGACGATTGTATTTATTTAACCCAAATGCCGAGGTAGAGTTGTTGCCTGGTTAA
- a CDS encoding SDR family oxidoreductase — MKNIIITGTSRGIGLELALQFANAGHQVLALSRKTNQALISHKNITCLSVDLSSEGELQQVTDFLSSTWNRIDAVVHNAGSLLLRPFSETTQHDFENIYKVNVFGVANLTRICLPYLQSGSHVVTISSMGGVQGSLKFAGLAAYSSSKGAVITLSELLAEEYKERGISFNVLALGSVQTEMLQEAFPGYQAPLSASEMANYIYDFTLTGNKYFNGKVLPVSSTNP; from the coding sequence ATGAAGAATATTATCATTACAGGAACCAGTAGAGGAATAGGTTTGGAGTTGGCTTTGCAGTTTGCCAATGCAGGACATCAGGTGCTTGCTTTGTCTAGAAAAACAAATCAAGCCTTAATTTCCCATAAAAACATTACTTGTCTTTCGGTCGATTTGTCTAGCGAAGGAGAATTGCAACAAGTAACTGATTTTCTTTCCTCCACTTGGAATAGAATAGATGCCGTTGTCCATAATGCCGGGAGTTTGTTGTTAAGACCCTTTTCAGAAACGACGCAACATGATTTCGAAAATATATACAAAGTCAATGTTTTTGGCGTAGCCAATTTAACCCGAATCTGTTTGCCATATTTGCAGAGTGGCAGTCATGTGGTAACCATAAGTTCTATGGGAGGTGTGCAGGGAAGTTTGAAGTTTGCTGGATTGGCAGCTTACAGTTCCAGTAAAGGAGCTGTAATTACCTTGTCCGAATTATTAGCCGAAGAATATAAAGAACGAGGAATTTCTTTTAATGTTTTGGCTTTGGGTTCTGTTCAAACCGAAATGTTGCAAGAAGCATTTCCAGGCTATCAAGCACCACTTTCGGCTAGTGAAATGGCCAATTATATTTATGATTTTACGCTTACAGGAAATAAATATTTTAACGGTAAAGTATTGCCCGTTTCTTCCACGAATCCTTAA
- a CDS encoding glycosyltransferase family 2 protein, whose translation MKYYIVIPTYNEEAFIALTLQSLISQTVLPKKVVVVNDNSTDKTAEIVLAFAKDNPFITLANKTSEAIHLPGSKVIQAFQKGFETLDEDYDLIVKIDADLIFPSNYFETVIKHFQSDATIGMAGGFCYIEKNGDWVLENLTDKDHIRGALKAYRKETFQQIGGLKPAMGWDTVDELLCKYYNWKVVTDSSLHVKHLKPTGANYNKTSRYKQGEAFYTLGYGFWITAIASVKLAMMKKKPLLFLDYIQGFWKAKKAKTPLLVTKEQARFIRNYRLQKMKQKLF comes from the coding sequence ATGAAATATTACATCGTAATTCCGACCTACAACGAAGAGGCTTTTATCGCTTTGACCTTGCAATCCTTGATTTCGCAAACTGTTTTACCAAAAAAAGTAGTGGTTGTCAATGATAATTCGACCGATAAAACTGCCGAAATTGTTTTGGCTTTCGCCAAAGACAATCCGTTTATTACTCTGGCAAACAAAACTTCCGAAGCGATACATTTACCTGGAAGCAAGGTGATTCAAGCTTTTCAGAAAGGATTTGAAACTTTGGACGAAGATTACGATTTAATCGTAAAAATTGACGCCGATTTAATTTTTCCTTCTAATTATTTCGAAACCGTAATTAAACATTTTCAATCCGACGCAACAATCGGAATGGCAGGCGGATTTTGTTATATCGAAAAAAATGGCGACTGGGTTTTAGAAAACCTTACCGATAAAGATCATATTAGAGGCGCATTAAAAGCCTATCGAAAAGAAACTTTCCAACAAATTGGAGGCTTAAAACCTGCTATGGGCTGGGATACAGTTGACGAATTACTTTGCAAATACTACAATTGGAAAGTAGTCACAGATTCGAGTTTACATGTAAAACACCTCAAACCAACAGGTGCTAATTATAACAAAACATCACGTTACAAACAAGGTGAGGCTTTTTACACTCTTGGATATGGTTTCTGGATTACAGCAATCGCATCGGTGAAATTAGCCATGATGAAAAAGAAACCATTGCTTTTCTTGGATTACATCCAAGGTTTTTGGAAAGCCAAAAAGGCCAAAACTCCTTTATTGGTAACCAAAGAACAAGCCCGTTTCATTCGAAATTATCGTTTACAAAAAATGAAACAAAAACTTTTCTAA